In the Bacillus shivajii genome, one interval contains:
- the ilvD gene encoding dihydroxy-acid dehydratase, whose translation MGNQSKTRSKVFNDINRAPNRAMIRATGVEDEDFNKPFIGVASTWSEVTPCNMHIDELARSAKQGALEGGGTPFIFNTITVSDGISMGTDGMRYSLPSREVIADSIETVVGAQNYDGVVAIGGCDKNMPGCMIALGRLNLPSVFVYGGTIRPGKHDGKDIDIVSAFEAVGKYNNEDIDSDQLNQIECHACPGAGSCGGMYTANTMSSAIEAMGMSLPGSSSNPAESSEKLEDCTAAGEAVMNLTNQGITPRDIMTKEAFENAITVVMALGGSTNAVLHLLAIAKTVDVDLDLDDFERIREQVPHIADLKPSGRYVMEDLSKVGGVPAVMKLLLEKGLLHGDCITVTGKTIAENLSEVDHLSEGQEIISFENPKRETGPLVTLRGNLAPEGAVAKMSGLKVKKITGPARVFDTEKEATDAVLNNEINPGDVIVIRYVGPKGGPGMAEMLSITAIVVGKGLGEKVGLITDGRFSGGTHGLVVGHVSPEAQVGGPIALINEGDMITIDSIAQELAVDVSEEQFAERTKNWTAPKQQLRGTLAKYARLVSSASKGAITD comes from the coding sequence ATGGGAAATCAGTCAAAAACACGCAGTAAAGTATTTAATGACATTAATCGTGCTCCAAACCGTGCAATGATACGGGCTACAGGAGTTGAAGACGAAGATTTTAATAAACCTTTTATCGGAGTTGCTAGTACATGGAGTGAGGTGACTCCGTGTAATATGCACATTGATGAACTTGCAAGAAGTGCAAAACAAGGTGCGCTTGAAGGTGGAGGGACACCGTTCATTTTTAATACGATTACCGTTTCTGACGGCATTTCAATGGGAACAGATGGCATGCGGTATTCATTACCGAGCCGAGAAGTGATTGCCGATTCTATTGAAACGGTTGTTGGTGCACAAAACTACGACGGTGTCGTTGCAATCGGTGGCTGTGATAAAAATATGCCAGGATGTATGATTGCCTTAGGGCGCTTAAATTTACCATCTGTTTTCGTTTACGGTGGAACAATTCGTCCAGGTAAACACGACGGGAAGGATATCGACATCGTGTCTGCCTTTGAAGCAGTAGGGAAATATAACAATGAAGATATTGATAGTGATCAACTAAATCAAATTGAATGTCATGCTTGTCCAGGTGCAGGATCTTGTGGCGGTATGTATACAGCGAATACCATGTCTTCTGCAATCGAAGCGATGGGTATGAGTTTACCAGGTAGTTCCTCGAACCCTGCTGAATCGTCTGAAAAGTTGGAAGATTGTACAGCTGCAGGAGAAGCGGTAATGAATCTAACAAATCAAGGCATTACGCCAAGAGATATTATGACGAAAGAGGCATTTGAAAATGCGATCACAGTTGTCATGGCACTAGGCGGATCTACAAATGCTGTTCTACATTTACTTGCCATTGCAAAAACAGTGGACGTTGACCTTGATTTAGACGATTTTGAGCGAATTCGCGAACAAGTCCCTCATATTGCAGATTTAAAACCGAGCGGCCGCTATGTAATGGAAGACTTGTCGAAAGTAGGCGGGGTTCCTGCAGTTATGAAGCTGCTTCTTGAAAAAGGATTGCTTCATGGAGATTGTATAACGGTAACGGGTAAGACGATAGCAGAGAACTTGTCAGAAGTCGATCACTTAAGCGAAGGTCAAGAAATCATTTCGTTTGAAAATCCGAAACGTGAAACAGGACCTTTAGTTACGCTAAGAGGAAATTTAGCCCCAGAAGGTGCAGTAGCAAAAATGTCAGGCTTAAAAGTGAAAAAAATTACGGGCCCTGCTCGCGTATTTGATACGGAAAAAGAAGCGACAGATGCTGTATTAAATAACGAGATAAACCCAGGTGATGTTATAGTTATCCGGTATGTAGGTCCAAAAGGCGGACCAGGTATGGCGGAAATGTTATCGATCACAGCGATCGTTGTCGGAAAAGGACTTGGAGAAAAAGTTGGACTCATTACAGATGGACGCTTTTCAGGTGGTACTCACGGATTAGTCGTAGGACACGTTTCTCCTGAGGCACAAGTCGGTGGACCGATTGCGTTAATTAATGAAGGTGACATGATTACGATCGACAGCATCGCACAAGAGCTGGCAGTTGACGTATCGGAAGAACAGTTTGCAGAAAGAACGAAGAATTGGACAGCTCCTAAACAACAATTACGCGGAACGTTAGCGAAATACGCACGTTTAGTTTCCTCAGCTTCAAAAGGAGCGATTACAGATTAA
- a CDS encoding SDR family NAD(P)-dependent oxidoreductase has protein sequence MHDRVVIITGARSGIGKAAALRFATEGYTVVMACRNMEVSKKVQDEIIATSKNENVDLMELDVSSFKSIDHFCDKFKKRYEKLDILIHNAAYVEHGAKHRLSIDGIELTFATNVVGPYLMTHLLLNHLKKSDDARIFHAGSNIIKHFFDPKKKIEFETLQGENKDPKFSVYNMYRQSKIAFMMLTFKMADEFKNEGIKVNALQINGAKLSKETLNKFTLRWRIIGRIQSIFLRPTEYMANNYYDICTSDKFKETTGKLFNDKLEMMETATGETLGFIGEIKQVVGTSVYPAYADDKITKEKVWDFCDRWTEKYTS, from the coding sequence ATGCATGATAGAGTAGTTATCATTACAGGGGCAAGGTCAGGAATTGGAAAGGCAGCAGCTTTGCGGTTTGCGACTGAAGGATATACGGTTGTTATGGCCTGTAGAAACATGGAAGTTAGTAAGAAGGTTCAAGATGAAATTATTGCTACCTCAAAAAATGAAAACGTGGATCTTATGGAGCTTGATGTATCCTCATTCAAATCAATCGATCATTTTTGCGACAAATTCAAAAAGCGTTATGAAAAATTAGATATTTTAATTCATAACGCAGCTTACGTTGAACATGGTGCAAAACACCGCTTGAGTATTGATGGAATTGAATTAACATTTGCGACAAACGTCGTAGGTCCTTATTTAATGACGCATTTGTTATTGAATCATCTAAAAAAATCAGACGATGCTAGAATCTTTCATGCTGGAAGTAACATTATTAAACATTTTTTTGACCCAAAGAAAAAAATTGAGTTTGAGACTTTGCAAGGGGAAAATAAAGATCCGAAGTTTAGTGTTTATAACATGTACCGTCAATCAAAAATTGCTTTTATGATGCTTACATTTAAAATGGCAGATGAGTTTAAAAACGAAGGGATTAAAGTAAATGCATTACAGATTAACGGTGCGAAACTTTCAAAGGAAACACTAAACAAGTTTACACTTCGCTGGCGAATCATTGGAAGGATACAAAGCATCTTTTTACGTCCTACAGAGTATATGGCAAATAATTACTACGACATTTGTACATCAGATAAATTTAAAGAAACAACTGGAAAGCTATTTAACGATAAATTAGAAATGATGGAAACAGCTACAGGTGAAACACTGGGATTTATAGGGGAAATAAAACAAGTAGTTGGCACAAGTGTATATCCAGCTTACGCAGATGATAAAATCACCAAAGAGAAAGTGTGGGATTTTTGCGATAGGTGGACAGAAAAATATACAAGCTGA
- a CDS encoding serine hydrolase domain-containing protein — translation MQMEERIKRIEEQFKQMVQKDIKVKNAHLLVHSEKLDIHLNLAEGKTGNISAHPAQPYYIASVGKLFTSVLIAMLVERGELSFEDKICAYLDADLLDNLHVYKGTDYTNKIRIKHLLNHKSGLHDFYDDKPKQGKALMDFVFEEPSRFWKPEEVIQWANAHLTPHFPPGKGFHYSDSNYALLGLTIEKITGKPFQDVLKEFIFAPLGMNHSYLLQFSEPIEKCEFPMADFFIRNKNMKDYRSYSIDYAGGGIVAPGEDLLKFMKALVKYELINETTLQQMKTWEKFRLGIDYGYGMMKFKSVPLMMPKKMENMWGNAGITGTFMFYHPGLDTYLIGGLNQFRYNRKSFMLMFKVVNILSKV, via the coding sequence ATGCAGATGGAAGAACGAATAAAACGTATTGAAGAGCAGTTTAAGCAAATGGTACAAAAAGATATTAAAGTTAAAAACGCTCATTTATTAGTTCATTCAGAAAAGCTAGACATCCATTTAAATTTAGCAGAAGGAAAAACAGGTAATATATCAGCTCATCCAGCACAGCCGTACTATATTGCGAGTGTCGGTAAATTGTTTACTTCCGTTTTGATTGCAATGCTAGTTGAAAGAGGGGAACTGAGTTTTGAAGATAAAATTTGTGCTTATTTAGATGCTGATCTACTAGATAATTTACATGTTTATAAAGGTACTGATTATACAAATAAAATTAGAATTAAGCATTTACTTAACCATAAGTCTGGTTTACATGACTTTTACGATGATAAACCAAAGCAAGGGAAAGCACTAATGGACTTTGTTTTTGAGGAACCGTCACGTTTTTGGAAGCCTGAAGAAGTTATTCAATGGGCAAATGCACATTTGACTCCTCATTTTCCACCAGGCAAAGGGTTTCATTATTCAGATTCAAATTATGCTCTTCTAGGTTTAACGATAGAAAAAATAACAGGAAAACCATTTCAAGATGTACTTAAGGAATTTATTTTTGCACCACTTGGGATGAATCACTCTTATTTACTGCAATTTTCAGAACCAATCGAAAAATGTGAGTTCCCAATGGCCGACTTTTTTATAAGAAATAAAAACATGAAAGACTATCGGAGCTATAGTATCGATTATGCAGGTGGAGGAATCGTCGCTCCTGGGGAAGATTTGTTAAAGTTTATGAAAGCTTTAGTGAAATACGAGCTAATAAATGAAACGACGTTGCAGCAAATGAAAACTTGGGAAAAATTTAGGTTAGGAATCGATTATGGGTATGGAATGATGAAATTTAAATCTGTTCCATTAATGATGCCGAAGAAGATGGAGAACATGTGGGGAAACGCCGGAATTACCGGAACGTTTATGTTTTATCATCCTGGATTAGACACTTATTTGATCGGCGGGTTAAATCAGTTTCGCTATAATAGAAAATCTTTCATGCTCATGTTTAAAGTGGTCAATATTTTATCTAAGGTATGA
- a CDS encoding CBO0543 family protein, giving the protein MPHIHNHLKFGNNKFNHNWKGKSDMHVATAIVAIIAVLTRGDWRNWEEYHTTLLFIALGNLVYNFLTANYFLWRLDADFIPNHTLTEMLYTFIVFPATILIFLKDFPTHWFEKVFRNIKWIAIYGIWEYFFVLTGRIEYHYGWSLWWSIAFLCVMFPLLRLHQTRPLSSYLLSALVVIAILWWFDVPVHVPVEVRNLEGS; this is encoded by the coding sequence GTGCCACATATACATAACCATCTAAAATTTGGAAATAATAAATTTAACCATAATTGGAAGGGAAAAAGTGATATGCATGTTGCTACTGCTATTGTTGCTATCATAGCTGTTTTGACTCGGGGAGATTGGAGGAACTGGGAGGAGTACCACACTACTTTACTTTTTATTGCACTCGGTAATTTAGTTTATAACTTTTTAACAGCAAATTATTTTTTATGGCGTTTAGATGCTGATTTCATCCCAAATCATACTTTAACAGAGATGTTATACACCTTTATTGTTTTTCCAGCAACCATTTTAATTTTTTTAAAGGACTTTCCCACTCATTGGTTCGAAAAGGTATTTCGTAATATAAAATGGATTGCTATTTATGGCATTTGGGAATACTTTTTTGTCCTAACAGGGAGGATTGAATACCATTACGGTTGGTCATTATGGTGGTCAATCGCTTTTCTTTGTGTCATGTTTCCACTTTTAAGGTTACACCAAACACGTCCGTTATCTTCCTATTTGTTATCGGCATTGGTCGTAATAGCAATATTATGGTGGTTTGATGTCCCTGTTCATGTCCCAGTTGAGGTGAGAAATCTAGAAGGAAGCTAG
- a CDS encoding DUF3231 family protein translates to MDKVDLKLTSAEIGTLWGEYVNGTAVDMINKYMLSIIEDEQIRALFEDAISAFAKQKQQITTFMENEGFPVPIGFNDADLNKGTKRLFSDMFCLHYLHVMTLHGLLGHMTSLSASVKKDLRSFYDSCDNDGKKLYHQTIELLLEKGHFQRDPYFYPEATPEFISGQQFLDGYFGDKRPLAATEIISLSFNLKKKILEKTLSIAFSQVTQSKEVRKFLEASEKNSDNQIQALSSILKKDNLPVPMSWESEVTTSQESPFSDKLMLYHIGFLLQTAQAYHGTGLAFAMRTDLVVTYEKIIMKNLVVTKEWFNIMTKNKWLEEPPLAPNRKNLAKDK, encoded by the coding sequence ATGGATAAAGTCGATTTAAAGCTCACGTCTGCTGAAATAGGAACGTTGTGGGGAGAATATGTTAATGGTACAGCCGTTGATATGATAAACAAGTATATGCTATCCATTATAGAAGATGAACAAATCAGAGCACTATTTGAGGATGCAATAAGTGCATTTGCAAAACAGAAGCAACAGATCACTACATTTATGGAAAACGAAGGATTTCCTGTCCCCATTGGGTTTAATGATGCAGACCTAAATAAAGGAACAAAGAGATTGTTTTCGGACATGTTTTGTTTGCATTATTTACATGTTATGACGTTACATGGTTTATTGGGACACATGACATCACTTAGTGCCTCTGTAAAAAAGGATTTAAGATCTTTTTATGATTCGTGCGATAATGACGGAAAAAAATTGTATCACCAAACAATAGAATTACTGTTAGAAAAGGGACACTTTCAAAGAGACCCTTACTTTTATCCTGAAGCAACTCCTGAATTTATTTCAGGTCAGCAATTTTTAGATGGCTACTTTGGGGACAAACGACCTTTAGCTGCAACTGAAATTATTAGTCTTTCGTTTAACTTAAAGAAAAAGATACTGGAAAAAACGCTTTCGATTGCATTTAGTCAAGTTACCCAATCGAAAGAAGTGAGGAAATTTTTAGAGGCATCAGAAAAAAACTCAGATAACCAAATACAAGCACTTAGTAGCATATTAAAAAAAGATAATTTACCTGTACCAATGTCTTGGGAGTCAGAAGTCACGACCTCTCAGGAATCTCCTTTTTCAGATAAGTTAATGTTGTATCATATTGGTTTTCTTCTACAGACCGCACAAGCATATCATGGGACCGGACTTGCGTTCGCAATGCGAACCGACCTTGTCGTTACTTATGAGAAGATTATCATGAAAAACTTGGTGGTAACAAAAGAATGGTTTAATATTATGACAAAAAATAAGTGGTTAGAAGAGCCCCCACTTGCTCCAAATCGAAAAAATCTTGCAAAAGACAAATAA
- a CDS encoding glycoside hydrolase family 3 C-terminal domain-containing protein codes for MEQQIGIPLKGFAEFSRKVAADGAVLLKNEGHALPLKEGDKVSVFGRTQVNYYRSGTGSGGSVHVPYTTNLIDGLRSKAEIMINEDLAKVYEEWIKENPFDNGGGGWAAEHWHQKEMPLTDEVVSLARKASSKAIVVIGRTAGEDQDNANEPGSYQLTAEEKTMLQKVTSYFDKTIVVLNVSNIIDMSWMNEYPIQSVIYAWHGGMEGGNAIADVLVGEVTPSGKVTDTIAFSIDDYPSTANYGHEFQNFHEEDIYVGYRYFETFHPEKVQYPFGFGLSYTTFSIEAEETKVIEKNGETIFETCVTVENTGSQFSGKEVVQLYVEAPQGKLGKPAKVLVAFGKTKDLGIGESEQLTLRFPLKAIASFDDTGATGYPSSYVVEDGSYKLFVGNSVRSLNKINIDGHSSFDIEELIVIEQLEEALAPTQAFKRMMPGKRKEDGSYELTYVDVPKRTVSLADRIEKNLPQTLEQTGDKGFKLKDVHEGKVSMEEFIAQLDDHDLATIIRGEGMSSPLVTPGTASAFGGVGDKLFHYGIPVGCAADGPSGIRMDSGHQATQIPIGTLLASTWDTNLVEELYVMEGQELLSNNIDVLLGPGMNIRRSPLNGRNFEYFSEDPFITGMFAIANTRGVVKGGANATLKHFACNSQEKYRTQVDAVVSQRALREIYLKGFEMTVKEGSANSVMTSYNPINGHWAASNYDLNTTVLRKEWGFNGIVMTDWWAKMNDVVEGGPAAITNTNWMVRAQNDLFMVVNNYGAEINSYKDNTLDSLENGMLTRGELQRSAMNICAFLMQAPVFFRKQVKEENVASFQANSSLSPKDYQTVIDQSQVTPSETETVNIKLTKTGTYRLFVKLMSPDTNVSQSACNITLNDQVITTVQTSGTDGKWIKQKLNKVNLEEGFYELKLEFTKPGLSIDWMIFKEVN; via the coding sequence ATGGAACAACAGATAGGCATACCATTAAAAGGCTTTGCGGAATTTAGTAGGAAAGTAGCCGCTGATGGTGCGGTGCTATTAAAGAACGAAGGACATGCTCTTCCGTTAAAAGAGGGAGATAAGGTTTCTGTATTTGGTAGAACACAAGTAAATTATTATCGAAGTGGAACAGGTTCAGGTGGTAGTGTACACGTTCCCTATACAACGAATTTAATAGATGGTCTTCGTAGCAAAGCTGAGATTATGATTAATGAAGATTTAGCGAAGGTTTATGAAGAATGGATTAAGGAGAACCCCTTTGATAACGGAGGTGGGGGCTGGGCTGCAGAGCATTGGCATCAAAAGGAAATGCCTTTAACAGACGAAGTCGTATCTCTCGCAAGGAAAGCTTCCAGTAAGGCGATAGTTGTTATTGGAAGAACAGCAGGAGAGGATCAAGACAATGCAAACGAACCAGGAAGCTATCAGCTAACTGCAGAAGAAAAAACGATGTTACAGAAAGTGACTAGCTATTTTGACAAAACAATCGTTGTCTTAAATGTGTCCAATATTATTGATATGAGTTGGATGAATGAATATCCTATCCAAAGTGTCATTTATGCTTGGCATGGAGGAATGGAAGGTGGAAATGCGATTGCTGATGTCTTAGTTGGAGAAGTGACACCGAGTGGAAAGGTTACAGATACGATTGCATTTTCGATCGATGATTACCCATCAACAGCTAATTATGGTCATGAATTTCAAAACTTTCATGAAGAAGATATTTATGTAGGCTATCGTTATTTCGAAACTTTTCATCCAGAGAAAGTGCAATATCCCTTTGGGTTTGGCCTATCGTATACGACATTTTCAATCGAGGCTGAAGAGACTAAAGTGATTGAAAAAAATGGGGAAACAATTTTTGAGACATGTGTAACCGTAGAGAATACAGGGAGTCAATTTTCGGGAAAAGAAGTTGTTCAATTATATGTGGAGGCACCCCAAGGGAAGTTAGGGAAGCCAGCAAAAGTACTTGTTGCATTTGGTAAAACAAAAGACCTCGGAATCGGGGAATCAGAACAATTAACACTTCGTTTTCCACTAAAAGCGATAGCGTCCTTTGATGATACGGGGGCAACAGGATATCCTTCTTCTTATGTAGTAGAGGATGGAAGCTACAAATTGTTTGTTGGAAATAGTGTTAGAAGCTTAAACAAAATTAATATAGATGGACATTCGAGTTTTGATATAGAAGAATTAATCGTTATTGAACAGCTAGAGGAAGCGTTAGCTCCGACACAAGCGTTTAAGCGAATGATGCCAGGTAAGAGAAAAGAGGATGGATCATATGAACTTACATATGTTGACGTTCCGAAACGCACAGTTTCATTAGCAGATCGAATTGAAAAAAATCTACCGCAAACGTTAGAGCAAACTGGTGATAAAGGCTTTAAATTAAAAGATGTCCATGAAGGAAAAGTAAGTATGGAGGAATTCATTGCACAACTAGATGATCATGACTTGGCTACGATTATTAGGGGAGAAGGTATGAGTAGTCCTCTAGTAACTCCAGGGACAGCATCTGCTTTCGGTGGAGTAGGTGATAAACTATTCCACTACGGGATTCCAGTGGGTTGTGCCGCAGATGGACCATCAGGTATCAGAATGGATAGTGGTCATCAGGCAACGCAAATCCCAATTGGAACGTTACTTGCATCAACGTGGGATACGAACTTGGTAGAAGAATTATACGTTATGGAAGGGCAGGAGTTGTTAAGTAATAACATTGATGTTCTGCTTGGACCAGGAATGAATATTAGAAGAAGTCCTTTAAATGGACGAAACTTCGAGTACTTCTCAGAGGATCCTTTTATTACAGGCATGTTTGCAATAGCAAATACTCGAGGCGTGGTAAAAGGTGGAGCAAATGCGACATTAAAGCACTTTGCTTGTAATAGTCAGGAGAAATATCGAACGCAGGTGGATGCAGTTGTCTCTCAGCGAGCGCTACGTGAAATTTATTTAAAAGGATTCGAAATGACCGTAAAAGAGGGTAGTGCAAATTCAGTCATGACTTCTTATAACCCGATAAATGGCCACTGGGCAGCTTCCAATTATGATTTGAATACAACGGTTCTCCGTAAAGAATGGGGATTTAACGGGATTGTCATGACCGATTGGTGGGCAAAAATGAATGATGTCGTTGAAGGGGGACCTGCAGCTATCACTAATACGAATTGGATGGTGCGGGCTCAAAATGATCTATTTATGGTAGTTAATAATTATGGTGCTGAAATTAACTCCTATAAAGATAATACGTTGGATTCATTAGAAAATGGTATGTTAACGAGAGGGGAATTACAACGGTCTGCAATGAATATATGTGCCTTTTTAATGCAAGCCCCTGTATTTTTCAGAAAACAAGTGAAAGAAGAAAATGTAGCTTCCTTTCAAGCTAATTCTTCACTTAGCCCGAAAGACTACCAAACGGTAATAGATCAATCACAAGTCACTCCTTCTGAAACAGAGACCGTAAATATTAAACTAACAAAAACGGGTACTTATCGATTGTTTGTAAAATTGATGTCACCGGATACAAATGTATCTCAAAGTGCTTGTAACATTACCTTAAACGATCAGGTTATAACAACAGTACAAACAAGCGGTACAGATGGAAAGTGGATAAAACAGAAGCTGAATAAAGTAAACTTGGAAGAAGGCTTTTATGAGTTGAAATTAGAATTTACTAAGCCTGGTTTATCAATTGATTGGATGATATTTAAGGAAGTCAATTAA
- a CDS encoding 2OG-Fe(II) oxygenase has protein sequence MTSTKELTMKEQTIFDHVGNKIITDDREINIIARVEEPFIAILGNVLSDEECDELIKLSKDKVHRSKVGNTREIDVLRTSSSTFLQESESDIVTKVEKRVSQIMNVPYEHGEGLQILNYNIGQEYKAHLDYFKSATNPRISTLVMYLNDVEQGGETYFPKLNFSVSPQKGMAVYFEYFYNDQELNELTLHGGAPVITGDKWAATRWMRRQKVK, from the coding sequence ATGACAAGTACAAAAGAGTTAACAATGAAAGAACAAACCATTTTTGATCACGTTGGGAATAAAATAATAACAGACGATAGAGAAATTAATATTATTGCTAGAGTAGAAGAACCTTTTATCGCCATTTTAGGAAACGTATTAAGTGATGAAGAGTGTGACGAGCTGATCAAGTTATCAAAAGACAAAGTGCATCGTTCGAAAGTGGGGAATACGCGTGAAATCGATGTGCTTAGAACAAGCAGCAGTACGTTTCTACAAGAGTCAGAAAGTGATATCGTGACAAAAGTAGAAAAAAGAGTTTCACAAATCATGAATGTTCCTTATGAACACGGAGAAGGGCTGCAAATTCTAAATTATAACATTGGTCAAGAGTATAAAGCACACTTGGATTATTTTAAATCAGCAACTAATCCGAGAATCAGTACACTCGTAATGTACTTAAACGACGTAGAGCAAGGTGGGGAAACGTATTTTCCTAAATTAAATTTTTCAGTATCACCACAAAAAGGGATGGCCGTTTATTTCGAATACTTTTATAATGACCAGGAATTAAATGAATTAACACTCCATGGTGGAGCACCAGTAATTACCGGAGATAAGTGGGCTGCAACACGATGGATGAGAAGACAAAAGGTAAAATAA
- a CDS encoding pyridoxal phosphate-dependent decarboxylase family protein, with product MLDFQRLYPSEDGNKVDREYFLNLIKEIVENVDKRKDINRVTLGTPKQKSDTFYSDIKRKETLPLHMGDETKTVSKLIDLIEGHPYSNRNYHNNFVPNPNTASLLGNFLMTLVNGNNIWDVNGPAGAEAEVRIITMMRKLLGSEYSDAGGYTTWGGQGAVFTALRLALAKYDPNMKKTGIKQNLYCFCSEVAHYSTWKSVEATGIGTDQLIKVKVKDDFSMCMDDLKLKITDVIKQGGVPLFIVGTVGTTDTFGIDHIREIKEVSAEVCNNFELSPPYIHADSALGGFYAFFNDYDFEHNQLAFEPEVLNALMNIQEKMQYMKLADSVCFDFHKLGQTPYTTSLFLTKKEKDLYLLDIESSETPYVGNRGYGSYHTGYTFECSRMASSIPIYASLLTLGVEGYQKVLANYIRVNEQFRKELSKIPNIAITNSENHGLITTFRFYPEEVIWEKERNGEATKEEIQEINLFNSLIYEELGKNNDDIFLGDTKKICTVSVINDSEEMPIYSAKFVCISPFTTTDQITKVIERLEWVSNKYNRYQDPLKNGISQ from the coding sequence ATGTTGGACTTTCAAAGACTTTATCCTAGTGAAGATGGAAATAAAGTCGATAGAGAATATTTTTTAAATCTAATTAAAGAAATTGTAGAGAATGTTGATAAACGAAAAGATATAAATCGTGTAACTTTAGGGACACCAAAACAAAAAAGTGATACATTTTATAGTGATATTAAGCGTAAAGAAACATTGCCATTACATATGGGGGATGAAACGAAAACTGTTTCTAAGTTAATAGATTTAATTGAAGGTCATCCGTATAGTAATCGTAACTATCACAATAATTTTGTACCTAACCCAAATACAGCTAGTTTATTAGGGAATTTCCTTATGACTTTAGTTAATGGAAACAATATTTGGGATGTAAATGGACCAGCTGGAGCAGAAGCCGAAGTAAGAATTATAACAATGATGAGGAAGTTACTAGGTAGTGAATACTCAGATGCAGGAGGGTATACTACATGGGGTGGACAAGGGGCTGTTTTTACAGCATTGCGTTTAGCCCTTGCTAAATATGACCCCAACATGAAGAAAACGGGTATAAAACAAAATTTATATTGCTTCTGTTCTGAAGTAGCTCATTATAGTACATGGAAGTCAGTTGAAGCTACTGGGATAGGAACAGATCAGTTAATTAAAGTTAAGGTTAAAGATGATTTTTCAATGTGCATGGATGATTTGAAGTTGAAAATAACAGACGTTATTAAGCAAGGAGGCGTTCCGCTTTTTATCGTTGGAACAGTTGGCACGACTGATACATTTGGAATTGATCATATTAGAGAAATAAAAGAAGTAAGTGCGGAAGTTTGTAATAACTTTGAACTGTCACCTCCATATATTCACGCTGATTCAGCTTTAGGAGGATTTTATGCTTTTTTTAACGACTATGATTTTGAACATAATCAATTGGCATTTGAGCCTGAAGTTTTAAATGCGCTGATGAACATTCAAGAAAAAATGCAATATATGAAACTAGCAGACAGCGTTTGTTTTGATTTTCATAAATTAGGTCAGACTCCGTATACAACAAGTCTTTTTTTAACGAAAAAAGAAAAAGACCTCTATTTACTTGATATTGAAAGTTCAGAAACACCATATGTTGGAAATCGCGGCTATGGTAGTTATCATACAGGTTATACATTCGAATGTTCAAGAATGGCTAGCTCTATTCCTATTTATGCTTCCTTGTTAACTCTCGGAGTAGAAGGCTATCAGAAAGTCCTTGCTAACTATATAAGAGTAAACGAACAATTTCGAAAAGAGTTATCGAAGATACCAAATATCGCAATAACAAATTCGGAGAATCATGGTTTAATTACTACGTTTAGATTTTATCCCGAAGAAGTAATCTGGGAAAAAGAACGTAATGGAGAAGCAACAAAGGAAGAGATTCAGGAAATTAATCTCTTTAACAGTTTAATTTACGAAGAGTTAGGTAAGAACAACGATGACATATTTTTAGGTGATACAAAGAAAATATGTACTGTATCCGTAATCAATGATTCAGAAGAAATGCCTATTTATTCCGCGAAGTTTGTCTGTATATCTCCTTTCACAACTACAGATCAAATTACAAAAGTCATAGAACGGTTAGAATGGGTATCTAATAAGTACAACAGGTACCAAGATCCTCTAAAAAATGGTATCTCACAATAA
- a CDS encoding PAS domain S-box protein: MDELYSKVNSKGRKLLLDSGKNGDVGFFSYRHDENGVFEQVSESVTTILGYHPNEVMENFERILTDSPINEAAVEYTDLSLKGIQQPKYPVELIRKDGSKCKAEIAELPVFNEKGQVVAVEGLVKEL; the protein is encoded by the coding sequence ATGGATGAATTGTATTCAAAGGTTAATAGTAAAGGAAGAAAACTTTTGTTAGATTCAGGAAAAAATGGTGATGTTGGATTCTTCTCATACAGACATGATGAAAATGGTGTTTTTGAACAAGTCTCAGAATCTGTTACAACCATTTTAGGCTATCATCCTAATGAAGTGATGGAAAATTTCGAGCGAATTTTAACCGACAGTCCGATCAATGAAGCTGCAGTTGAATATACAGATTTGTCATTGAAAGGAATTCAACAGCCTAAATATCCAGTAGAACTTATCCGAAAAGATGGGTCAAAATGTAAGGCAGAAATAGCGGAATTACCCGTTTTTAATGAAAAGGGCCAAGTCGTTGCAGTAGAAGGATTGGTTAAAGAATTGTAG